From a region of the Bacillus oleivorans genome:
- the spoVB gene encoding stage V sporulation protein B, whose protein sequence is MSKFIKGTIILIIAGFITRILGFINRVVIARVIGEEGVGLYMMAFPTFILVITLTQLGLPVAISKNVAEAEAKGDMKKVKKILVVSLASTLSLSLVFTPSLLLLAPALSELFFTDQRTIYPLIAIAPVIPIIAVSSVIRGYFQGRQNMKPAAISQVIEQFVRILLIAFMTKAFLPYGVEYAAAAAMVASIMGELASLIYLLTMFKLKKHFRVRKKFFQSIRSSANVFNELMRVALPTLGSRIIGSVSWFLEPIVVANSLALAGVATQLATKQYGALTGFALPLLFLPSFITYALSTSLVPAISEANTLNDRRLVESRLNQTLRFSYVTGGLSVVILFVLAEPLMSAMYGSTNGAAFIKVMAPFFIFHYVQGPLTAVLQALDLAKAAMYNSFFGNIAKLLTILFLASNPQFGIMGAALGMVVGIVLVTFLHYFTVLKSIQFSINIRELCKVVMTMFTTGWIGDMLLPYLNSQSNVIQLIVSACIMTGLYLFISGLLGLIKKEEAGRIPYIGGFLSKFVFIPKYR, encoded by the coding sequence ATGTCCAAATTTATAAAAGGGACGATTATTCTGATCATAGCAGGATTTATTACGAGAATACTTGGTTTTATTAATCGCGTTGTCATTGCTAGAGTCATCGGGGAAGAGGGAGTCGGCCTTTATATGATGGCTTTTCCTACCTTTATCCTAGTTATTACTCTAACACAGCTTGGTTTACCGGTGGCAATTTCGAAAAATGTTGCTGAAGCCGAAGCCAAAGGGGATATGAAAAAGGTAAAAAAGATTTTAGTCGTCTCGTTAGCATCTACCTTATCCCTGTCGCTTGTATTTACCCCTTCCCTTTTACTTTTAGCTCCCGCTCTGTCTGAGCTCTTTTTTACTGACCAAAGAACAATCTACCCGCTTATTGCGATTGCACCAGTAATTCCAATCATTGCCGTTTCATCAGTGATTCGCGGATATTTTCAGGGAAGACAAAATATGAAGCCTGCTGCGATTTCGCAAGTGATTGAACAATTTGTGCGTATCCTTTTAATCGCTTTTATGACAAAAGCCTTCTTGCCTTACGGGGTGGAGTACGCTGCTGCGGCAGCGATGGTTGCTTCGATTATGGGTGAGCTTGCTTCTCTTATTTATTTGCTGACCATGTTTAAATTAAAGAAACACTTTCGGGTTAGAAAAAAGTTTTTCCAAAGCATCCGCTCAAGTGCCAATGTATTCAATGAATTAATGAGAGTAGCCTTACCAACACTTGGCAGCCGTATTATCGGGTCTGTCTCTTGGTTTCTCGAACCAATTGTAGTAGCAAATAGTCTTGCCTTAGCAGGTGTAGCAACACAGCTTGCTACCAAACAATATGGAGCATTAACTGGCTTTGCGCTTCCATTGCTTTTTCTTCCCTCTTTTATCACTTACGCTCTTTCAACTTCACTTGTACCGGCTATCAGTGAAGCGAATACATTAAATGATCGGCGCCTTGTGGAGAGCCGGTTAAATCAGACTTTGAGATTTTCATATGTGACAGGAGGATTATCAGTCGTCATTCTCTTTGTCCTGGCAGAACCGTTGATGTCAGCGATGTACGGTTCAACAAATGGTGCAGCCTTTATTAAGGTTATGGCTCCCTTTTTTATTTTTCATTATGTCCAGGGACCTCTTACAGCTGTACTTCAGGCCTTGGATTTGGCCAAAGCGGCTATGTATAATAGTTTTTTTGGAAATATAGCCAAATTATTAACGATTCTTTTTTTGGCTTCAAATCCGCAATTTGGAATTATGGGAGCTGCACTCGGAATGGTAGTAGGTATAGTCCTTGTTACTTTCTTACATTACTTTACGGTTCTTAAATCCATTCAATTTTCGATTAATATCCGTGAATTATGTAAAGTAGTTATGACCATGTTCACGACAGGCTGGATCGGAGATATGCTGCTGCCTTATTTAAATTCGCAGTCAAACGTGATCCAGCTTATTGTCTCTGCTTGTATTATGACTGGTCTTTACCTGTTTATTTCCGGCTTATTAGGATTAATTAAGAAAGAGGAAGCTGGAAGAATTCCTTATATCGGAGGCTTTCTTTCAAAGTTTGTCTTTATACCAAAGTATAGATAA
- a CDS encoding post-transcriptional regulator: MDTTKAWESYRLELKPALESKLNELSLLGYKKVTEDQLWTFLLAKKWKKLSGDIHIHRLVRDILQVKPQEFMSYQTIEAFKSPNLFAKIDEEELKELLAFRPE, translated from the coding sequence TTGGATACGACAAAAGCGTGGGAGTCTTATCGCCTAGAATTAAAACCTGCTTTAGAAAGCAAGCTCAATGAACTTTCATTACTAGGGTATAAAAAGGTAACAGAAGATCAGCTCTGGACCTTTTTGCTGGCTAAAAAATGGAAAAAGCTGAGCGGTGATATTCATATACATCGATTAGTAAGGGATATTTTACAGGTAAAACCGCAGGAATTTATGAGCTATCAAACAATTGAAGCTTTTAAATCCCCTAATCTTTTTGCGAAAATAGATGAGGAAGAGCTGAAAGAGCTGCTCGCTTTTAGACCCGAATAA
- the secDF gene encoding protein translocase subunit SecDF has product MVKRSRIVAFFLIVVLLASTMGLTTKDILGNIRLGLDLQGGFEVLYEVKPIDENEDKEVTPEMVSSTAQTLSERIDSLGVNEPSIEIEEGNRIRVQLAGIEDQATARELLATEANISFRDINDNLLLDGSDLVEGGAKQSFNPDTNAPMVTLKLKDASLFAEATRKVLEDGTRKIVIWLDYEEGDSYQEELLKPEEERGFISDPGVDEVLNTTEVMITGNFSVEEAQTLASLLNSGSLPVKLDEVYSTSVGAQFGEQALQKTIYAGIIGIGLIFIFMLAYYRFPGLIAVITLSVYLFLVLLVFDWMNAVLTLPGIAALILGVGMAVDANIITYERIKEEIKVGRSIKAAFQEGNKTSLLTIFDANITTLLAGVVLFIFGTSSVKGFATTLIVSILVSFITAIYGTRLLLGLWVNSKALNKKPVWFGVRKKDIKDIAEGYSPYDLPTRFDKFDFVKHRKTFFITSGVLIAAGLICLLVFRLNLGIDFSSGTRVQIVSNDSLTTEEVSGELDEIGMPSEDIVLAGEDNEMVVVQYKGVMTKEEIDAIKTHFTELYGSEPSVSTVSPTVGRELAKNALYATVIAAIGIIIYVAFRFEAKMGIASVIALLHDAFFIIAVFSILQLEVDITFIASVLTIIGYSINDTIVTFDRIRENMTMKKRIKTYDEIKAIVNQSIRQTLTRSINTVITVVFTVVALYFLGAEPIQNFSLALLVGLIAGTYSSLFIAAQLWMIWKGKELKQKGTLITEKQKKRISDEPQV; this is encoded by the coding sequence ATGGTTAAACGCAGTCGGATCGTTGCGTTTTTTCTCATTGTCGTGTTATTAGCTAGTACAATGGGGCTCACAACGAAAGATATACTTGGAAATATCAGGCTTGGATTAGACCTGCAAGGAGGATTCGAGGTCTTATACGAAGTAAAACCAATTGATGAAAATGAAGATAAAGAAGTTACACCTGAAATGGTATCCAGTACAGCTCAAACACTCAGTGAAAGGATCGACTCACTGGGAGTCAATGAACCTAGCATCGAAATTGAAGAAGGAAATCGGATTCGTGTTCAGCTGGCAGGTATTGAAGATCAGGCAACTGCCAGGGAGTTACTGGCAACTGAAGCAAATATCAGTTTTAGAGATATAAATGATAACCTGTTATTAGACGGTTCAGACTTAGTCGAAGGTGGAGCGAAGCAATCCTTTAATCCGGACACGAATGCACCTATGGTTACGCTTAAATTAAAAGATGCGTCTCTTTTTGCAGAAGCCACAAGAAAAGTATTAGAAGATGGAACACGTAAAATTGTAATCTGGCTTGATTATGAAGAAGGCGATTCTTATCAGGAAGAATTACTAAAGCCTGAAGAAGAGCGCGGTTTTATCTCAGATCCAGGTGTCGATGAAGTGCTAAATACGACAGAAGTCATGATTACTGGTAATTTCTCTGTCGAGGAAGCGCAAACCCTTGCCTCGCTCTTAAATTCAGGAAGTTTGCCAGTTAAACTTGATGAGGTTTATTCCACATCTGTAGGAGCTCAGTTTGGTGAGCAGGCGCTTCAGAAAACGATTTATGCAGGAATTATAGGGATCGGGCTCATCTTTATTTTCATGCTTGCCTATTACCGTTTTCCAGGGCTTATTGCCGTTATTACGTTATCTGTTTATTTATTCCTGGTTTTATTAGTATTTGACTGGATGAACGCAGTTCTGACATTACCTGGCATTGCTGCCCTTATTTTAGGGGTCGGGATGGCGGTCGATGCCAATATTATTACGTATGAAAGAATTAAAGAGGAAATAAAAGTAGGACGTTCAATTAAAGCAGCCTTCCAGGAAGGAAATAAGACGTCTTTACTGACTATTTTCGATGCGAATATTACAACCTTATTAGCAGGCGTTGTTCTCTTCATTTTTGGGACAAGCTCTGTAAAAGGGTTTGCGACTACATTAATTGTAAGTATTTTAGTTAGTTTTATTACGGCTATTTATGGAACAAGACTATTACTGGGATTATGGGTCAACAGTAAAGCATTGAATAAAAAACCAGTCTGGTTCGGCGTTAGAAAAAAAGATATAAAAGATATTGCTGAAGGGTATAGCCCTTATGATTTACCAACCAGATTTGACAAATTTGATTTTGTGAAACACCGGAAGACATTCTTTATAACGTCAGGTGTTTTAATTGCGGCTGGACTTATTTGTTTACTCGTATTCCGCTTAAATTTGGGTATTGATTTTTCAAGTGGTACACGGGTACAAATCGTTTCCAATGATTCGTTGACAACTGAGGAAGTTTCAGGTGAACTGGATGAAATTGGGATGCCGTCAGAAGATATAGTTTTAGCTGGTGAAGATAATGAAATGGTAGTTGTCCAATACAAAGGCGTTATGACGAAGGAAGAAATCGATGCCATAAAAACTCACTTCACGGAGCTGTATGGCAGTGAACCAAGTGTGAGCACGGTATCTCCAACAGTTGGACGGGAGCTTGCCAAAAATGCACTTTATGCAACCGTCATTGCAGCAATCGGAATCATTATTTATGTGGCCTTCCGTTTCGAAGCAAAAATGGGGATTGCTTCTGTCATAGCTTTATTGCATGATGCTTTCTTTATCATTGCCGTGTTTAGTATTTTGCAGCTTGAGGTAGATATCACATTTATAGCATCAGTTTTAACGATTATCGGTTATTCGATAAATGATACGATTGTTACATTTGACCGGATTCGTGAAAATATGACCATGAAAAAACGGATCAAGACTTATGATGAAATTAAAGCAATCGTAAATCAGAGTATCAGACAAACGTTAACCAGATCGATAAATACAGTGATCACTGTTGTCTTTACGGTTGTTGCTCTTTATTTCCTTGGAGCAGAGCCAATCCAAAACTTCTCTTTAGCTTTATTAGTCGGATTAATTGCAGGAACATACTCATCCCTATTTATCGCGGCACAGCTTTGGATGATTTGGAAGGGGAAAGAGCTCAAGCAAAAAGGAACTCTTATCACAGAGAAGCAGAAAAAACGAATTTCTGACGAACCGCAAGTTTAA
- a CDS encoding cation diffusion facilitator family transporter codes for MEKNERFKQAEIAVWVGIIGNIVLAVGKYIAGIISGSRALIADGVHSASDVAGSIAVWVGLRAAKQPPDEDHPYGHGKAESIAAIIVAVLLAIVGFEIGKTSFDAFFDPIGPPSMLAIYVIVISILVKEAMFQYKFRLGKKLKSDALIVNAYDDRSDVYASIATLVGIGASIIGGYLDIEWLVYADPVAGMIVAVLILKMAWTLGTESIHNTLDHVLHEEDTLDMRKSVESITEVKKINELHAREHGHYVIVDIKIAVDPHMTVEDGHLVGKKVKETLMEQEGVQDVFVHVNPYNPEN; via the coding sequence GTGGAGAAAAATGAGAGATTTAAACAGGCGGAGATTGCCGTTTGGGTGGGTATTATCGGTAACATTGTCCTTGCTGTAGGCAAATATATCGCTGGAATCATTTCAGGAAGCCGTGCTTTAATAGCTGACGGAGTCCATTCGGCATCTGATGTGGCAGGCTCAATTGCGGTGTGGGTGGGCTTGCGCGCAGCTAAACAACCACCAGATGAAGATCATCCATATGGGCATGGAAAGGCTGAATCAATTGCTGCCATAATCGTAGCCGTCCTTTTGGCAATAGTCGGCTTTGAAATAGGAAAAACCTCTTTTGATGCATTTTTTGATCCAATCGGTCCACCCTCTATGCTCGCAATTTATGTCATTGTCATCTCCATTCTCGTAAAAGAAGCGATGTTTCAATATAAATTCAGATTAGGGAAAAAACTGAAAAGTGATGCTTTAATTGTGAATGCCTATGATGACCGCTCGGATGTATATGCTTCTATTGCAACCTTAGTCGGGATTGGAGCTTCGATTATTGGCGGATACTTAGACATTGAATGGCTCGTCTATGCCGACCCGGTTGCAGGGATGATTGTGGCAGTATTGATATTAAAAATGGCATGGACACTTGGAACTGAATCGATTCATAACACGTTAGATCACGTCCTGCATGAAGAAGACACCCTTGACATGAGAAAGTCGGTTGAGTCAATTACAGAAGTAAAGAAAATTAATGAACTCCATGCAAGAGAGCATGGTCATTATGTGATTGTTGATATTAAAATCGCCGTTGACCCGCATATGACGGTTGAAGATGGACATCTTGTCGGTAAAAAAGTGAAAGAAACACTAATGGAACAAGAAGGTGTACAAGATGTCTTTGTACACGTGAATCCATATAATCCGGAAAACTGA